TTTTTCCCGAGATCGTCTGGGCGGCACTCGACTGCCCGACGGGATGGTCCACGCATTACGCATACCCGGACGCGGGGATCGGCCTGCTCGGGCGGCTCTCGGCTTCAGTGTTCCGTCCGGCCATCGCCGGTGAGCGGTACATCACCGCGTCATGGGCGACCGGTCGCGAGGGCCGCAAGCTCTACGCGAAGAGCGCCGTCTTCGATCAGAGCGGTGAGCCTTACGCGGTCGCGAACGCGATCTGGATCGAGCTGAAGAGCTGAGCCGGGTCAGCCCCGCTCGGGCGCGCCCATGATCCAGTAGAGCGGTACGCCGACGATCGGGAGCAGGATCACCACGAGCAGCCACACGATCTGGTTTCCGGCGCGGAAGCGGTAGTCCTGACCCTTGATGATGTCGATGATCGTGCGCACCCACAGCCCGATCAAGAAGATCACCAGCAAGGGGATGAGCAGCCGGAACATCATGGCGAAGACCGTCCCGATGGGGGAGCGGGGCGGTCGCCGGTACGAAACCGCTCGAGCCCGGCGACCATATCGAGGTCCGCCAGCGTCGCCTCACCACGCTTGGCTTCCGCGTCGATCCCGTCGGCTGCGAGGGCGGATGCGCGGTCGGCGACGAGGGACGCCTGCGGGTAGGCCGCGAGGTGCGTCGCCAGCTCCAGCGCGCGCTCGAGATGGGTCCCGGCGGGAACGATCTCCTGCACGAGCCCGATCCGCAGCGCCGTGCCGACGTCGATCTTCGCGCCCGTCTCGATCAGGTAGAGGGCATTGCCGAGCCCGACGATGCGCGGCAGCCGCTGCGTCCCGCCGTCGATGAGCGGAACGCCCCACCGCCTGTTCAGCACCCCGAACGTCGACGTGTCGTCGGCGACGCGGAAGTCGCACCAGCACGCGAGCTCGAGGCCGCCGGCGTAGCAGTAGCCGCCGATCGCGGCGATCGTGGGCTTCGAGACCTCCAGCCGCGAGATCCCCATCGGGCCCGACTCCGCCGAGCCCGGACGGCCCATGAGGTCGAGCGCCTTCAGGTCGGCGCCCGCGCAGAACGACTTCCCGCCGGCGCCGGTTAGGACGAGCACGCGCGCCGTCTCGTCCGCGTCGAACGCGCGCACCGCGCCCTCAAGGCCCTGCGCCGTCGCCGCGTCGACCGCGTTCATCGCTTCGGGGCGGTCGATCGTGACGACGGTGGTCGTGTCGAGCTTCTCGATGCGAACGGCCATTACTCGCTCACTGTACCGGCCGGCGCGACGCATCTACGTGCCCGCGCGATCGGCCCAGCAGAGAGGGGAGCCAGACGAGGCCCACGCCGACAGCCAGCGCGATGGCGAGGTTGGACGTCCACAAACCGACGACACCCATCGCGACGGCCACGCCGAGCTCGTAGCGCCGGAGATCCAGGACGAGGAGCGCATGCATCACCCCGGTGAACGCGAGCAACCCTACGAGCACGGCCACGGGGATGAGAGCGAGCAGCGAGAAGGCCGTCGCGCCGAACCCCAGGCCCAGGATCAATAGCGGCACCCCGATGAGAAGGTTCATGCGGTACGACCGTGCGCCGGCCCGATAATGGGCGCTCAGGCCTCCCGATCCGTGGCACATGGGCATCCCTCCGAGGCTGCCGGCGACCACGTTCGCGAGCCCGCACGACAGTCCGACGCGGGCAGGCGTAACCCGGCGGGCACGGGCACCGAAGAACCGATGCTCGAGATCCGTGAGCGCTACGACGGCGTTGCCGAACGTAAGCGGGATCTGTGGGATGACGAGCACGGTGAACGCCGACCACAGGACCGCCGGGCGGAATGCGTCGCCGAGGATGCTCGGCCGCCAGAGCTCCGGCCGTAGAGCGATCGCGTGCGGGCTGGTAGCGAGAGACCAGGCGATGCCGCCGGCGACGATCGCGAGGGCCATGGGCCAGTTCCGCCTGCGCGCAGCGACCACCAGCAGCACGAGGCACACGGCCGCCACCGTCCAGGTCGTCGTCGGCACCGGCCGTTGGGGCAACCGAAGGGCGCTCGCGATGAGAAGGAGGCCTACGCCGAGCTGCAGACCCCTCACGATCGGCGTCGTGAAGACGCGAGCCAGCCATCGGGCAGCGCCGGTCGCCGACAGCCCCAGCAGGATCAGACCGAGCACGACGCCGGCTGCGGCGATGGTCGCCGGGGGAAGATCCCGGGCGATCGCGATAGCGGCCGCTGCCTTGATCGGTTGAACGGGCACGGGGACACGGAGATAGAGGCCAGCAGCGATGTACAGGGCGCCGGCTCCGACCAGCACCGTCCCTGCGTCCAATCCATTGGTCAAGATCAGCGCCGTAGCGATCGGTACCAGGACGCCGAGGTCGGCCACGGCCCCAGAAGCGTCCCCGAGGAACGGAGCCAGACGGCCGAGCCTGCCCATGGCGAGCAGTCTACGAGCGGGACGAGCGGGGAGCGCTCGTCCTGGTCGGGCCCCCGACCTGCCGTGATCTATCAAGTTAACGTAAGGAGGATTATGGGCGTTAGACGAAAGGGGCCGGGGCCGGGCTCATGACGGCTTGTTCGTGGGCCGCTCTACCGGACCCAGCTCATGAGGACCATCAGCGAGGCCCAGCCGATCAGCCAAGCGGCGCCGGCGCGCAGGAGCTGGATGCGAAGCCCGGCCTCTGGGTCACCGAGAACGCTCTTCGGACGGACCCGTTCCTGAGGGACTTTCCGTTGAAGCTCGACGAGCTGGTAGTAAAGGCTGAGCGATGAAGAACGGCTCCCGCCGAGACTCATGCGCTACTCCTTACCCCCCAGGCCATCCCCCCAGACCTGCCCGGATTGTACTCACACTGCGGCACGAAGTGAACCGGAAGCACGGTCGTCTTGGTCGACGCCTATCGATCACGAACGACGCTGCGCTCGTGCGGGTGTTTCGGGGGTCGGGTGCGTCGGACCGCCCACCCGAAGACACGCCACAACGCTTCGAACACGATCCGCCGCGACATCTTGGACGCGCCCTGTCGGCGCTCGGTGAACACGATGGGGATCTCGACCGTCCGGAAGCCGAGCGTCCACGTCCGCCACGCCATCTCGATCTGGAACGCATAGCCCTCCGACCCGATCGCGTGGAGGGGGATCGACTCGAGGACCGCGCGCCGATAGCAGCGGAACCCGCTCGTCGCATCGCTGAGCGGCAACCCCAGCATCCCTTTGGCGTACAAGGTTCCGGCGCGTGAGAGGATCCGGCGGAACCGGCTCCAGTTCACGGTGCTGCCGCCCGGGACGTATCGCGAACCGATCACGAGATCGGCGTTCGTCGCGCCCGCGACGAGACGGGCGACGTCCGCGGGATCGTGCGAGAGGTCCGAGTCCATCTCGAGCAGCGCGTCGTATCCCCGGTCGAGTCCGTCACGGAACCCCGCGAGATACGCCGGCCCGAGACCTCCTTTCGCGGAACGATGCATCACACGGACGCGCGACTCCCCCATCGCGATCCGATCGGCGATCTCGCCGGTGCCGTCGGGTGATGCGTCGTCGACGACGAGGATGTCGACTTCGGGGGTCGACGCGAGCGTCTTTTCGATCACCGCGGCGATCGTGCCCGCCTCGTTGTAGGTCGGGAGGATCACGAGCGCTCTCACGCTTCGTCCGCGGGGTCGGTG
The genomic region above belongs to Actinomycetota bacterium and contains:
- a CDS encoding putative sulfate/molybdate transporter, whose protein sequence is MGRLGRLAPFLGDASGAVADLGVLVPIATALILTNGLDAGTVLVGAGALYIAAGLYLRVPVPVQPIKAAAAIAIARDLPPATIAAAGVVLGLILLGLSATGAARWLARVFTTPIVRGLQLGVGLLLIASALRLPQRPVPTTTWTVAAVCLVLLVVAARRRNWPMALAIVAGGIAWSLATSPHAIALRPELWRPSILGDAFRPAVLWSAFTVLVIPQIPLTFGNAVVALTDLEHRFFGARARRVTPARVGLSCGLANVVAGSLGGMPMCHGSGGLSAHYRAGARSYRMNLLIGVPLLILGLGFGATAFSLLALIPVAVLVGLLAFTGVMHALLVLDLRRYELGVAVAMGVVGLWTSNLAIALAVGVGLVWLPSLLGRSRGHVDASRRPVQ
- a CDS encoding polyprenol monophosphomannose synthase, which gives rise to MRALVILPTYNEAGTIAAVIEKTLASTPEVDILVVDDASPDGTGEIADRIAMGESRVRVMHRSAKGGLGPAYLAGFRDGLDRGYDALLEMDSDLSHDPADVARLVAGATNADLVIGSRYVPGGSTVNWSRFRRILSRAGTLYAKGMLGLPLSDATSGFRCYRRAVLESIPLHAIGSEGYAFQIEMAWRTWTLGFRTVEIPIVFTERRQGASKMSRRIVFEALWRVFGWAVRRTRPPKHPHERSVVRDR
- a CDS encoding PLDc N-terminal domain-containing protein; translation: MMFRLLIPLLVIFLIGLWVRTIIDIIKGQDYRFRAGNQIVWLLVVILLPIVGVPLYWIMGAPERG
- a CDS encoding enoyl-CoA hydratase-related protein, coding for MAVRIEKLDTTTVVTIDRPEAMNAVDAATAQGLEGAVRAFDADETARVLVLTGAGGKSFCAGADLKALDLMGRPGSAESGPMGISRLEVSKPTIAAIGGYCYAGGLELACWCDFRVADDTSTFGVLNRRWGVPLIDGGTQRLPRIVGLGNALYLIETGAKIDVGTALRIGLVQEIVPAGTHLERALELATHLAAYPQASLVADRASALAADGIDAEAKRGEATLADLDMVAGLERFRTGDRPAPPSGRSSP